In one Hyphomicrobium sp. 99 genomic region, the following are encoded:
- a CDS encoding TIGR02594 family protein, which translates to MDQPAWLAAAWAEFGVREIPGKENAAEILRYFREAGDSSVESEETPWCAAFAGAMLKRAGCEGTGSLLARSYLDWGISLDEPRFGAVAVLARGDDPTAGHVGFVIGATGEKLYLLGGNQSDAVTVAPFDAARLLGFRWPHADADTEHATASNGVFAKLLAHVLEMEGGYSNDPYDPGGPTNRGVTLEVYANFKGQTIDAGSRPRLISELKSIPDPVVEAIYRRRYYDPAQCALFTAPLALMHFDAAVNHGVGAAIRMLQQVVNVTVDGEIGSETLSAIGGRSLIDLIDDYAEIRRTRYRALPHFWRFGRGWLKRVDATLALGKSWAAAEGTTRGLLEPTQIAKGESNMGNQATTTKTTDDGTKWWVQSKTLWGTLITAAATVIPVVAPAIGVSLPADVIQAFGDQVLTALQALTAVFGTALAIYGRFKASSVLSLRKS; encoded by the coding sequence ATGGATCAACCGGCGTGGCTCGCGGCCGCGTGGGCCGAATTCGGCGTGCGCGAAATTCCAGGCAAGGAGAACGCCGCCGAAATCCTTCGCTACTTTCGCGAAGCCGGCGATTCGAGCGTCGAAAGCGAAGAGACGCCGTGGTGCGCCGCGTTTGCAGGCGCGATGTTGAAGCGCGCTGGCTGCGAAGGCACCGGATCGCTTCTCGCAAGATCGTATCTCGATTGGGGCATCAGTCTCGATGAGCCGCGCTTCGGCGCCGTTGCCGTGCTCGCGCGCGGCGATGATCCGACAGCCGGACATGTGGGCTTTGTGATCGGAGCGACAGGCGAGAAGCTCTATCTTCTTGGCGGCAACCAGAGCGATGCGGTGACGGTTGCACCCTTCGACGCAGCGCGGCTTCTAGGCTTCAGATGGCCGCACGCCGACGCCGATACGGAACATGCGACGGCGAGCAACGGCGTCTTCGCAAAATTGCTGGCCCATGTCCTCGAAATGGAGGGCGGCTATTCCAACGATCCTTACGATCCGGGTGGCCCGACCAATCGCGGCGTCACGCTCGAAGTCTATGCCAACTTCAAAGGCCAGACGATCGACGCGGGGTCGCGGCCGCGTCTGATTTCGGAATTGAAGTCGATCCCTGATCCGGTCGTCGAGGCCATCTATCGCAGGCGATACTACGACCCGGCGCAATGCGCGCTGTTCACGGCGCCGCTCGCGCTGATGCATTTCGATGCCGCCGTGAACCACGGTGTCGGCGCCGCGATCCGGATGCTGCAGCAGGTCGTCAACGTAACCGTCGACGGCGAGATCGGCTCCGAGACGCTTTCTGCGATCGGAGGCCGGAGCCTGATCGATCTCATCGACGACTACGCCGAAATCCGGCGCACCCGATACCGCGCCCTTCCGCACTTCTGGCGCTTCGGACGAGGCTGGTTGAAGCGCGTCGACGCGACATTGGCTCTCGGAAAATCGTGGGCCGCGGCTGAGGGCACGACGCGAGGGCTTCTGGAACCCACACAAATCGCAAAAGGAGAATCCAACATGGGCAACCAAGCAACAACGACGAAGACGACGGATGATGGAACGAAGTGGTGGGTCCAATCGAAAACGCTATGGGGTACGCTGATCACCGCCGCCGCAACGGTGATCCCCGTCGTTGCCCCGGCGATCGGGGTAAGCCTCCCGGCGGACGTTATTCAAGCGTTTGGCGATCAAGTACTTACGGCTCTCCAGGCCTTGACTGCGGTATTCGGGACGGCCCTGGCCATCTACGGCCGGTTCAAGGCCTCGTCGGTCCTGAGCCTGCGCAAGAGTTAA
- a CDS encoding response regulator transcription factor: protein MRALVVEDDKDLNRQLSTALEDAGFAVDTAADGEEGYFLGDTEPYDIVILDIGLPKMDGISVLEQWRRSDRKMPVIILTARDRWSDKVAGMDAGADDYLAKPFHMEELLARVRAQVRRASGHAKSEIECGPVRLDTKSARVTCEGLPVKLTSHEFRLLAYLMHHNGRVVSRTELVEHLYDQDFDRDSNTIEVFIGRLRKKIPGDVIQTVRGLGYRMSQGPDEA from the coding sequence GTGCGAGCACTCGTCGTGGAAGATGACAAGGACCTGAACCGCCAGCTTTCGACGGCTCTGGAAGATGCAGGCTTTGCCGTTGATACGGCAGCTGATGGCGAAGAAGGTTACTTTCTCGGCGATACCGAGCCCTACGACATCGTTATTCTCGATATCGGGCTGCCGAAAATGGACGGCATTTCCGTCCTCGAGCAGTGGCGGCGGAGCGATCGCAAGATGCCGGTCATCATTCTGACCGCGCGCGACCGCTGGAGCGACAAGGTCGCCGGTATGGACGCAGGCGCCGACGACTATCTGGCCAAGCCCTTCCATATGGAAGAGCTGCTGGCGCGCGTTCGCGCCCAAGTCCGCCGGGCATCAGGCCACGCGAAATCCGAAATCGAATGCGGTCCGGTACGTCTCGATACGAAGTCGGCGCGCGTTACCTGCGAAGGCCTGCCGGTCAAGTTGACCTCGCACGAATTCCGCCTGCTGGCCTACTTGATGCACCATAACGGCCGCGTGGTTTCCCGGACCGAATTGGTCGAACATCTCTACGATCAGGATTTTGATCGCGATTCGAACACGATCGAAGTATTTATCGGCCGACTGCGGAAGAAGATTCCTGGCGACGTGATCCAGACGGTCCGCGGTCTTGGATACCGCATGAGCCAAGGACCGGATGAGGCTTAA
- a CDS encoding sensor histidine kinase — MRLNSLALRLFATSAAWTLLALPLAGYIIYALYRDDVQLSFDAQLKKLLTQITIDSMSTMGDEPVNPPNLYEPLFEVTQSGWYWQIRPIDGAPGRTLVSPSLATATLPSPYDRKFPTDDTGTRWMNVPGPTGTTIRILEFIDSPGHDPEKTKYSIIVAGPMDWFEETVAKFRARLTSALALVGLGLLAVTVFQVRFGLLPLRRIERGLASIRSGQVERLEGQLPAEIEPLQTELNALIESNQDIIDRARTQVGNLAHALKTPLAVITNEAREDKSAFGSKVTEQAHLMRDQISHYLDRARIAARTNTIGRVTPVETIAEPLVRALERIHREKGISIDYTVQPGAKFQGEKQDLEEMLGNLLDNACKWGQARVYLTAVVNNPDTTARRKLKITVEDDGPGLSPEQRAKIGKRGLRLDETKPGSGLGLSIVADLAASYRGRLRLDASEHGGLKAIVELPAA; from the coding sequence ATGAGGCTTAACTCACTTGCGCTGCGCCTCTTTGCAACTTCGGCAGCGTGGACGCTTCTGGCGCTGCCGCTCGCGGGCTACATTATTTATGCGCTCTACCGGGACGACGTGCAGCTGAGCTTCGACGCTCAGTTGAAGAAGCTGCTGACGCAGATCACGATCGATAGCATGAGCACGATGGGCGACGAGCCCGTCAATCCGCCGAACCTCTACGAACCCCTTTTCGAAGTTACACAGTCGGGCTGGTATTGGCAGATACGCCCGATTGACGGCGCTCCCGGCCGCACGCTCGTTTCGCCGTCACTGGCGACCGCTACGTTGCCGTCTCCCTATGACCGGAAGTTTCCGACAGACGATACCGGCACCCGATGGATGAACGTCCCCGGACCGACCGGCACGACGATCCGCATCCTCGAATTTATCGATTCCCCCGGTCACGATCCCGAAAAGACAAAGTATTCGATCATCGTCGCCGGTCCCATGGATTGGTTCGAGGAGACCGTCGCCAAATTCCGCGCCCGCCTCACGAGCGCGCTCGCCCTCGTCGGACTGGGTCTTTTGGCAGTGACCGTCTTCCAGGTTCGCTTCGGCCTTTTGCCATTGCGCCGGATCGAGCGCGGGCTGGCGAGTATCCGGTCGGGTCAGGTCGAGCGGCTCGAAGGCCAGCTGCCGGCTGAGATCGAACCGCTGCAGACCGAGCTCAATGCGCTGATCGAGTCGAACCAGGACATCATCGATCGCGCGCGAACGCAGGTCGGCAATCTCGCGCATGCGTTGAAAACGCCGCTCGCCGTCATCACCAACGAGGCGCGCGAAGATAAAAGCGCATTCGGCTCGAAGGTCACCGAGCAGGCGCATCTGATGCGCGATCAGATCTCTCACTATCTCGACCGCGCGCGCATTGCGGCGAGGACGAACACCATCGGCCGCGTCACGCCCGTCGAGACGATCGCCGAGCCGCTGGTCCGGGCGCTCGAACGCATTCACCGTGAAAAAGGCATCTCGATTGATTACACGGTTCAGCCCGGTGCCAAGTTTCAGGGCGAGAAGCAGGACCTCGAGGAGATGCTGGGCAACCTCCTCGATAACGCCTGCAAGTGGGGCCAAGCCCGTGTTTACCTGACGGCAGTCGTCAACAATCCGGATACGACGGCGCGCAGAAAGCTCAAGATCACCGTGGAAGACGACGGGCCGGGCCTTTCACCCGAACAACGAGCCAAGATCGGAAAGCGGGGGCTTAGGCTCGATGAGACCAAACCGGGATCGGGCCTCGGGCTTTCGATCGTCGCCGATCTCGCGGCGTCCTATCGCGGACGGCTCCGGCTCGACGCCTCGGAACATGGTGGCCTGAAAGCCATAGTTGAGCTTCCGGCCGCCTGA
- a CDS encoding RT0821/Lpp0805 family surface protein — translation MRIARFSLPLMAAALLCGCSNGQGGVDNTGTGLVLGSIAGGVLGNQVGKGDGKVAATVAGAVIGGIVGSQIGKSLDERDRRYAQEAEYDALERGQSGNPRQWRDPDTGHYGEIVPSKPYKRGVADCRDYTHTIYIDGRPQQMHGTACRSADGTWQNVG, via the coding sequence ATGCGCATTGCGCGCTTTTCGCTGCCTCTCATGGCAGCTGCCTTGCTTTGTGGCTGCAGCAATGGCCAGGGCGGAGTGGACAATACCGGCACCGGCCTCGTTCTCGGCAGCATCGCCGGCGGTGTGCTCGGTAATCAGGTAGGCAAGGGCGACGGCAAAGTCGCAGCCACAGTCGCGGGCGCTGTGATCGGCGGCATCGTCGGCAGCCAGATCGGCAAAAGCCTCGACGAGCGCGACCGCCGCTACGCGCAGGAAGCGGAATACGACGCTCTGGAGCGCGGACAATCCGGGAACCCGCGGCAGTGGCGCGATCCCGATACCGGCCACTACGGGGAAATCGTCCCGAGCAAGCCTTATAAACGTGGCGTCGCCGATTGTCGGGATTACACGCACACAATTTACATAGACGGACGGCCGCAGCAGATGCACGGCACCGCCTGCCGAAGCGCGGACGGAACGTGGCAGAACGTCGGTTGA
- the ccmI gene encoding c-type cytochrome biogenesis protein CcmI, whose product MVFWILVAGLVAGVTLAITWPLMRPSPLSTDAIGADIAVYKDQLKEIAADEARGTLGAAEAESARAEIGRRILRVSEGNSKAEASSGSAGRNRFIKPVSIALSVALPLASLGLYLVYGAPGMPAQPLSERLAEATVSNKPNDLIAKVEERLREHPEDGTGWDVIAPVYYATGQYADAATAYQNAIRLIGETPRRLLGFANARIHLENGVVPEDARKALERILAIEPNSTEPRVWLALAKEQDGRLAEAAADYRKLIDEAPAHAPWRKALEDRLANLGKDAGRTPAGKEATTAPAATPPAANPEAAAIMNMSPAERQAFITRMVDNLAARLKSDGSDAEGWIKLIRAYQVLGRRDDAVKALTDARANLKGNQVGLAEVENLARQLGLGS is encoded by the coding sequence ATGGTTTTTTGGATTCTAGTGGCCGGATTGGTGGCAGGCGTAACGCTTGCCATTACGTGGCCGCTCATGCGTCCGTCGCCCCTATCGACAGACGCCATCGGCGCCGATATCGCCGTCTACAAAGACCAACTCAAAGAGATCGCCGCCGACGAGGCGCGAGGAACGCTTGGAGCCGCCGAAGCGGAAAGCGCGCGCGCCGAAATCGGGCGCCGGATTTTGCGGGTATCCGAGGGCAATTCGAAAGCCGAAGCTTCATCTGGTTCGGCCGGCCGCAATCGATTTATCAAACCAGTTTCGATTGCCCTGTCCGTTGCCCTGCCGCTTGCGAGCTTGGGGCTCTATCTCGTCTACGGCGCACCTGGCATGCCCGCGCAGCCCCTGAGCGAGCGTCTCGCCGAGGCGACCGTGTCGAACAAGCCCAACGACCTGATTGCTAAGGTCGAAGAACGGCTCCGAGAGCATCCGGAAGACGGCACAGGATGGGATGTGATCGCGCCGGTATACTATGCAACCGGACAATATGCCGACGCCGCGACTGCGTACCAAAACGCCATTCGCCTGATCGGCGAAACGCCGCGCCGTCTGCTCGGCTTCGCCAACGCGCGCATCCACCTCGAGAACGGCGTTGTCCCGGAAGACGCGCGCAAGGCACTCGAACGAATTCTGGCGATCGAGCCGAACTCGACGGAGCCCCGCGTTTGGCTGGCGCTTGCCAAGGAGCAGGATGGACGCCTAGCGGAAGCGGCCGCTGACTATCGCAAGCTTATCGACGAAGCGCCGGCCCACGCACCGTGGCGCAAGGCTCTCGAAGACCGTCTCGCGAACCTCGGCAAGGATGCGGGCCGCACGCCTGCAGGTAAGGAGGCGACCACTGCTCCAGCTGCAACGCCGCCAGCCGCCAATCCTGAAGCCGCCGCGATCATGAACATGAGCCCGGCGGAACGGCAGGCATTCATCACGCGTATGGTCGATAACCTCGCGGCCCGTCTCAAGTCCGATGGAAGCGATGCCGAAGGCTGGATAAAATTGATACGAGCCTATCAAGTTCTCGGACGCCGCGATGATGCGGTCAAAGCTTTGACCGATGCGCGTGCCAATCTCAAAGGCAATCAGGTCGGCTTGGCCGAGGTCGAGAACCTCGCGCGCCAGCTCGGCCTCGGAAGCTAA
- the ccmE gene encoding cytochrome c maturation protein CcmE yields the protein MTRKQKRGVLIGGGVAVLAVALVLVLFALKDSIVFFHTPSDIVEKGVQPGQRIRLGGLVEQGSVVRGQGTTITFKVTDTLKDIPVTFTGVLPDLFKEGQGVVAEGMLDGNGNFKADSVLAKHDENYMPRDVAKALEAKGVKLGTSAHPGQLKAEMP from the coding sequence ATGACACGGAAGCAAAAGCGCGGAGTGCTGATCGGCGGAGGGGTGGCGGTGCTTGCCGTTGCGCTCGTGCTGGTGCTTTTCGCGTTGAAGGACAGCATCGTCTTCTTCCATACGCCGAGCGACATCGTCGAAAAGGGAGTCCAGCCCGGCCAGCGCATCCGCCTCGGTGGTTTGGTGGAGCAGGGGTCCGTCGTTCGCGGGCAGGGGACGACAATTACGTTCAAAGTAACCGATACGCTGAAAGATATTCCGGTTACGTTCACCGGTGTGCTGCCTGATCTGTTTAAGGAAGGCCAGGGCGTGGTCGCGGAAGGTATGCTCGACGGCAACGGCAATTTCAAAGCCGACAGCGTACTGGCAAAGCATGACGAAAATTATATGCCTCGCGACGTCGCGAAGGCGCTCGAAGCGAAAGGCGTCAAGCTCGGCACGAGTGCCCATCCCGGTCAGTTGAAGGCAGAGATGCCTTAG
- a CDS encoding heme lyase CcmF/NrfE family subunit, translated as MIVEFGHFALILALLVAVVQVIVPAIGAAIKDERMMRVAEPAAVSQLFLIAIAFFALMHAYVTSDFSVLNVAENSHSTKPMIYKMAGVWGNHEGSMLLWVLILALFGAAVAVFGSNLPVTLKARVLSVQASIAVAFLLFSLLTSNPFARLDPAPPDGRGLNPILQDPALAFHPPFLYTGYVGFSIAFSFAIAALIEGRIDAAWARWVRPWTLAAWMFLTIGIAMGSWWAYYELGWGGWWFWDPVENASFMPWLAGTALLHSALVMEKREALKIWTVLLAILTFSLSLMGTFIVRSGVLTSVHSFAVDPARGVFILAILVLFTGGGLALFALRAKDMQAGGLFQPISREGSLVLNNLLLVTAAATVLVGTLYPMALEGMTGEKISVGPPFFNMTFGPLMIPLLIALPIGPMLAWKRGDFAGAMQRLAFAFGAALVALVAVFAAEYRGPWLAPFGIALGVYVMAGAVIEWANRVRVGSAGFDEIVRRAVNLPRSAYGTLLAHFGIGMLVVGIVATSAYREEHILAMKPGEKLAVNGYDITFTGIERARGPNYVEDIADFDVKRDGAPIARLTPSKRLYDAPPQTTTESGIHAAWRGDLYLVIGDPQPNGGYAVRAYFNPLVRFIWLGALIMFIGGGVSLSDRRLRVGAPAKSRHPIAVPAE; from the coding sequence GTGATCGTAGAATTCGGACATTTCGCGCTGATCCTCGCTCTGCTGGTCGCCGTCGTGCAGGTCATCGTTCCTGCGATCGGCGCCGCCATCAAGGACGAGCGGATGATGCGCGTCGCCGAACCGGCGGCAGTATCGCAACTCTTCCTGATCGCCATCGCCTTCTTCGCGCTGATGCACGCCTACGTGACGTCCGACTTCTCTGTTCTGAACGTCGCCGAGAACTCCCATTCGACGAAGCCGATGATCTATAAGATGGCGGGCGTCTGGGGTAATCACGAAGGCTCGATGCTGCTCTGGGTGCTGATCCTGGCGCTCTTCGGTGCAGCCGTCGCCGTCTTCGGCAGCAATCTGCCGGTGACGCTGAAAGCGCGCGTTCTCTCCGTGCAGGCATCGATCGCCGTGGCGTTCCTGCTCTTCTCGCTGCTGACGTCCAATCCCTTCGCGCGCCTCGATCCGGCACCGCCCGATGGACGCGGCTTGAACCCGATCCTGCAAGACCCCGCTCTCGCATTCCATCCGCCCTTTCTCTACACGGGCTATGTCGGCTTCTCGATTGCCTTCTCGTTCGCCATCGCCGCGTTGATCGAGGGCCGCATCGATGCGGCCTGGGCGCGCTGGGTCAGGCCGTGGACGCTCGCAGCCTGGATGTTCCTGACGATCGGCATCGCGATGGGATCGTGGTGGGCCTACTACGAGCTCGGTTGGGGCGGATGGTGGTTCTGGGATCCCGTTGAGAACGCATCCTTCATGCCGTGGCTCGCCGGAACCGCGCTTCTGCATTCAGCACTCGTCATGGAAAAGCGCGAAGCGCTGAAGATCTGGACCGTGCTGCTCGCGATCCTGACGTTCTCGCTGTCGCTGATGGGCACGTTCATCGTCCGCTCGGGCGTGCTGACGTCGGTCCATTCCTTCGCCGTCGATCCGGCGCGCGGCGTCTTCATCCTGGCCATTCTGGTTCTCTTCACCGGCGGCGGACTGGCACTCTTCGCATTGCGTGCCAAAGACATGCAGGCAGGTGGCCTTTTCCAGCCAATCAGCCGCGAAGGGAGCCTCGTCCTCAACAATCTCCTGCTGGTGACAGCCGCAGCGACGGTGCTCGTCGGCACGCTCTATCCGATGGCGCTCGAAGGAATGACGGGCGAGAAAATCTCCGTCGGACCGCCGTTCTTCAACATGACGTTCGGGCCCCTGATGATACCGCTGCTCATCGCGCTCCCGATCGGACCGATGCTGGCATGGAAACGCGGTGACTTCGCTGGCGCGATGCAACGCTTGGCCTTTGCATTCGGCGCTGCGCTGGTGGCACTCGTCGCCGTATTCGCCGCCGAGTATCGCGGACCGTGGCTGGCCCCGTTCGGCATCGCGCTCGGCGTCTACGTCATGGCAGGCGCCGTGATCGAATGGGCGAACAGGGTGAGAGTCGGCTCGGCTGGCTTTGATGAAATCGTTCGCCGCGCGGTGAACTTGCCGCGGTCAGCGTACGGCACGCTGTTGGCCCACTTCGGCATCGGCATGCTCGTTGTCGGCATCGTCGCAACGAGCGCCTATCGCGAAGAACATATCTTGGCGATGAAGCCGGGCGAGAAACTTGCGGTCAATGGCTACGACATAACCTTCACCGGCATCGAACGCGCCCGCGGACCGAACTACGTCGAGGACATCGCTGACTTCGATGTGAAACGCGATGGCGCGCCGATTGCGCGTCTCACGCCTTCGAAGCGCCTCTACGATGCCCCGCCGCAAACGACCACCGAGTCCGGTATTCACGCTGCATGGCGTGGCGATCTCTATCTCGTCATCGGCGATCCGCAACCGAACGGCGGTTATGCCGTGAGAGCATATTTCAATCCACTCGTGCGCTTCATCTGGCTCGGCGCATTGATCATGTTCATCGGTGGCGGGGTCTCGCTATCCGACCGGCGCTTACGCGTCGGCGCACCGGCAAAATCGCGCCACCCCATCGCTGTACCCGCGGAGTGA
- a CDS encoding cytochrome c-type biogenesis protein — MRRFPAIAFLTVWTVFAAAPAALAVQPGEMLADPALEQRARTISAELRCLVCQNQSIDDSDAPLAGDLRRLVRERLEAKDSDQQVLDYVVARYGEFVLLKPRFELSTLLLWLTPVLVLLGGLALVLRAAKKDPSSPSAPLTEQEKAKLDAILTDERH, encoded by the coding sequence TTGCGACGCTTTCCGGCAATCGCCTTTTTGACAGTATGGACGGTCTTCGCTGCCGCTCCGGCCGCGCTCGCCGTTCAGCCGGGCGAGATGCTGGCCGATCCCGCGCTCGAACAGCGGGCACGAACGATTTCGGCCGAGCTGCGCTGCCTCGTCTGTCAGAACCAGTCGATCGACGATAGCGACGCCCCGCTCGCAGGCGATCTTCGCCGGCTCGTGCGCGAGCGGTTGGAAGCGAAAGATTCAGACCAGCAGGTTCTCGACTATGTCGTCGCCCGATACGGCGAATTCGTACTTCTGAAACCGCGTTTCGAACTCTCGACCCTGCTGCTTTGGTTGACGCCCGTTCTGGTTCTGCTCGGTGGTCTCGCACTGGTTCTGCGGGCCGCGAAAAAGGACCCATCGTCTCCGAGCGCGCCGCTGACCGAGCAGGAAAAAGCCAAGCTCGACGCGATCCTTACCGACGAGCGGCACTAG
- a CDS encoding Do family serine endopeptidase codes for MRLPHRTSTTSPFKLASKIAPASLAMAAVAAVGIGFFTPSYPALADTVGQTIQTPFGNAPISFADIVDKVKPAVVSVSVVNDGGASKLASNDKNDKNGKKADKGFTLPDLPPDHPLHDFFKNLPKEFGQQEQKPKIVQGQGSGFVITPDGYVVTNNHVIDGATKIQVTFDNDETKYDAKLVGTDQRTDIAVIKIESNKTFPTLKLAEKESRVGDWALAVGNPFGLGGTVTAGIVSALARDIGSGPYDYLQIDAAVNRGNSGGPTVNINGEVIGVNTAIFSPSGGNVGIAFAVPAKTVKEVVQQLKAGGTVNRGWLGVKIQNVDEDTAASIGLLQAHGALVSEVTPNGPAAKSGIKAQDAIIQVNGEKIADSRDLARKIAELAPDTPVDVKVWRNNAEETVKVKLGLFPKNAEAAMSGDNNDEDSNGNNDDDNAKPSSVELSQLGLTLMPARTGKDAGEGVAIAEVDPSSDAAQKGLKPGDVILEVSGQTVGTPDDVLSGIKKAQDLKRTAVLLHIKSSDQKRFVAVQLASKKG; via the coding sequence ATGCGATTGCCCCACCGTACGTCGACAACATCACCTTTCAAATTAGCTTCAAAAATCGCCCCGGCCTCGCTCGCGATGGCGGCCGTTGCGGCGGTGGGTATTGGATTCTTCACGCCCTCCTATCCCGCTCTTGCCGATACCGTCGGCCAGACCATTCAGACGCCGTTCGGCAACGCACCGATTTCGTTTGCCGACATCGTGGACAAGGTCAAACCGGCCGTCGTGTCTGTTTCGGTCGTGAACGATGGTGGCGCCTCCAAGCTTGCCTCGAACGACAAGAACGACAAGAACGGTAAGAAGGCCGACAAGGGCTTCACGCTTCCGGATCTTCCCCCGGATCATCCGCTCCACGACTTCTTCAAGAATCTGCCGAAGGAATTCGGCCAGCAGGAGCAAAAACCGAAGATCGTTCAAGGCCAGGGTTCAGGCTTCGTCATCACGCCTGATGGCTACGTCGTGACCAACAATCACGTCATTGACGGCGCGACGAAGATCCAGGTCACCTTCGACAACGACGAGACGAAGTACGATGCCAAGCTGGTCGGCACCGACCAGCGCACCGACATCGCCGTCATCAAGATCGAGAGCAACAAGACGTTCCCGACGCTGAAGCTGGCGGAAAAGGAATCGCGCGTTGGTGACTGGGCGTTGGCAGTCGGCAATCCGTTCGGCCTCGGCGGCACCGTCACCGCCGGCATCGTTTCAGCGCTGGCACGCGACATCGGCTCGGGCCCCTACGATTATCTGCAGATCGACGCTGCCGTGAACCGCGGCAACTCGGGCGGACCGACCGTCAACATCAACGGCGAAGTCATCGGCGTTAACACCGCGATCTTCTCTCCGTCAGGCGGCAACGTCGGCATCGCTTTCGCAGTGCCCGCGAAAACCGTGAAGGAAGTTGTTCAGCAGTTGAAGGCTGGCGGTACCGTCAATCGCGGATGGCTCGGCGTTAAGATCCAGAACGTCGATGAAGACACCGCCGCGAGCATCGGACTTCTCCAAGCGCACGGCGCCCTCGTCAGCGAAGTGACGCCGAACGGTCCAGCCGCGAAATCCGGCATCAAGGCCCAAGACGCGATCATCCAGGTGAACGGTGAAAAGATTGCCGACAGCCGCGACCTTGCGCGGAAGATCGCCGAGCTTGCTCCCGACACCCCGGTCGACGTCAAGGTATGGCGCAACAACGCCGAGGAAACGGTCAAGGTAAAGCTCGGGCTGTTCCCGAAGAACGCCGAAGCTGCCATGAGCGGCGATAACAACGACGAAGACAGCAATGGCAACAACGACGATGACAACGCCAAGCCGTCATCCGTCGAGCTGAGCCAGCTCGGTCTGACGTTGATGCCGGCCCGTACCGGCAAGGACGCAGGCGAAGGCGTTGCGATCGCTGAGGTTGACCCCTCTTCGGACGCCGCTCAGAAGGGCCTGAAGCCGGGCGACGTGATCCTCGAGGTCTCCGGCCAGACGGTCGGAACTCCGGACGACGTTCTCTCGGGCATCAAGAAGGCCCAGGACCTGAAGCGTACGGCGGTTCTCCTCCACATCAAGTCGTCGGATCAGAAGCGCTTCGTCGCCGTCCAGCTCGCCTCCAAGAAAGGCTGA
- a CDS encoding response regulator transcription factor yields the protein MRVLVIEDDKETALFLQKSLKENGHTADLAHDGEAGLALATDGAYDVLIVDRMLPRLDGLSLIKSLRAEGNRTPVLILSALGEVDDRVKGLRAGGDDYLTKPYAYSELLARVEALGRRTAPEEQQTRYSVGDLVLDRLSHRVTRGGEHILLQPREYRLLEYLMQHAGQVVTRTMLLEHVWDYHFDPQTNVIDVHVSRLRAKIDKNFDTQLLHTVRGAGYTIRDGPA from the coding sequence ATGCGCGTGCTCGTGATTGAAGACGATAAAGAAACCGCGCTTTTCCTTCAGAAATCTTTGAAAGAGAACGGCCACACGGCCGACCTTGCGCATGACGGCGAAGCCGGACTGGCGCTCGCGACGGACGGGGCGTACGACGTTTTGATCGTCGACCGGATGTTGCCGCGCCTCGACGGACTGTCACTCATCAAATCGCTGCGGGCAGAGGGCAATCGCACGCCCGTGCTCATCCTCTCCGCGCTGGGCGAGGTCGATGATCGCGTCAAAGGCCTGCGCGCCGGGGGCGACGATTACCTGACGAAGCCATACGCCTATTCCGAACTCTTGGCACGCGTCGAAGCGCTCGGCCGCAGGACGGCGCCGGAAGAGCAGCAGACCCGCTACTCCGTCGGTGATCTCGTGCTCGATCGTCTCTCGCACCGCGTGACACGAGGCGGCGAGCATATTCTTCTGCAGCCGCGCGAATATCGCCTTCTCGAATATCTCATGCAGCATGCCGGTCAGGTCGTCACGCGCACGATGCTGCTCGAGCATGTCTGGGACTATCACTTCGATCCACAAACGAACGTCATCGACGTTCACGTTTCGCGTCTCCGCGCCAAGATCGACAAGAACTTCGATACGCAATTGCTGCACACGGTGCGGGGCGCAGGATATACAATTCGTGACGGCCCTGCTTGA